One Sphingopyxis macrogoltabida genomic region harbors:
- the wecB gene encoding non-hydrolyzing UDP-N-acetylglucosamine 2-epimerase, translating to MSRLKVMTILGTRPEIIRLSRVMARLDDYAEHVIVHTGQNWDFELNEVFFEDLGVRKPDHFLGTGGGTLGETLGKILTESERVIAAERPDAVLVLGDTNSAISAIMARRMKVPVYHMEAGNRSFDRNVPEETNRKLVDHIADFNLVYTEHARRHLLSEGVQHRRIYLTGSPIREVLDHYRTQIDASDVLDRLELTPQGYFIVSLHREENVDSAARLRSLLETLNALAERYAMPVIVSTHPRTRKRLEALADIALDPRVQYMKPFGFHDYNALQKQCFCAISDSGTIAEESSMLGFPAITPRDAIERPEGLDVGCLIMTGLHRDTMLDGIDAVTRMFAERTAAGTPHPVPTDYTITNTSERVVSLILGTARLSNSWDGIRTHDLA from the coding sequence ATGTCCCGCCTTAAAGTCATGACCATTTTGGGCACGCGCCCCGAGATCATCCGCCTTTCGCGCGTGATGGCGCGGCTCGACGATTATGCCGAGCATGTCATCGTCCACACGGGGCAGAATTGGGATTTCGAGCTCAACGAAGTCTTTTTCGAGGATCTCGGCGTCCGCAAGCCCGACCATTTCCTGGGGACGGGCGGTGGCACACTGGGCGAAACGCTCGGCAAGATCCTGACCGAAAGCGAGCGCGTCATCGCCGCCGAACGTCCCGATGCGGTGCTCGTGCTCGGCGACACCAATTCGGCGATTTCGGCGATCATGGCGCGGCGCATGAAGGTGCCCGTCTATCATATGGAAGCCGGCAACCGGTCGTTCGACCGCAATGTGCCGGAGGAAACGAACCGCAAGCTGGTCGACCATATCGCCGACTTCAACCTCGTCTATACCGAGCATGCGCGGCGTCATCTGCTCTCCGAAGGGGTGCAGCACCGGCGCATCTACCTGACCGGCTCGCCGATCCGCGAGGTGCTCGACCATTATCGCACCCAAATCGACGCGTCGGACGTGCTGGATCGCCTCGAACTGACGCCGCAGGGCTATTTCATCGTCTCGCTCCACCGCGAGGAAAATGTCGACAGCGCCGCGCGGCTGCGCTCGCTTCTGGAAACGCTCAACGCGCTGGCCGAGCGCTATGCCATGCCGGTGATCGTCTCGACCCATCCGCGCACGCGCAAGCGGCTCGAGGCGCTGGCGGACATCGCGCTCGATCCCCGCGTTCAATATATGAAGCCCTTTGGCTTTCACGATTACAACGCGCTGCAAAAGCAATGTTTCTGCGCGATCTCGGACAGCGGCACGATCGCCGAGGAAAGCTCGATGCTCGGCTTCCCCGCGATCACGCCGCGCGACGCGATCGAGCGGCCCGAGGGCCTCGACGTCGGCTGCCTGATCATGACCGGCCTTCACCGCGACACGATGCTGGACGGCATCGACGCGGTAACCCGCATGTTCGCCGAGCGCACCGCCGCCGGCACGCCACACCCCGTCCCCACCGATTATACGATCACCAACACGTCGGAACGCGTCGTCAGCCTGATCCTCGGGACGGCACGGCTTTCGAACAGCTGGGACGGGATTCGCACGCATGATCTTGCTTAG
- a CDS encoding NAD-dependent epimerase/dehydratase family protein, which yields MKIVVTGGGGLIGHHAAVRLHAANCAARFKKQSEPYGLVRLDHGAFADDARLADALDGADAVLHFAGVNRASDADLASGNPDIARRLADACRAAGSAPHIVYANSTHAANDTVYGNSKRIAGEILAAAGGRYTNLVLPHIFGEGARPHYNNVTATFIAQVIAGETPDVNPDGRVTLLHAGEAAQIAIDAAIEGTTGTIEPAARPTSVVDLLAKIQQFHTDYSANLFPDLTDPFDLALFNSYRAALYPGQYPKMLKLNGDARGTLFEASRGGGGGQTFLSWTHPGITRGDHFHLDKVERFLVVEGEAIIRIRPVLGETIWECRVSGDAPAAIDMPTLHTHNIVNVGDKPLLTLFWTNAVFDPAAPDTYADPVSGA from the coding sequence ATGAAGATCGTCGTCACAGGCGGCGGCGGGTTGATCGGCCATCACGCGGCGGTGCGGCTGCACGCGGCCAATTGCGCCGCGCGCTTCAAGAAGCAGAGCGAGCCTTATGGGCTCGTGCGCCTCGACCATGGCGCCTTCGCCGATGATGCGCGGCTCGCCGACGCGCTGGACGGCGCCGATGCCGTGCTGCACTTCGCGGGCGTCAATCGCGCCAGCGACGCCGATCTGGCGAGCGGCAATCCCGATATCGCGCGCCGGCTGGCCGACGCATGCCGCGCCGCCGGTTCGGCGCCGCACATCGTCTATGCCAATTCGACCCATGCCGCGAACGACACCGTCTATGGCAACAGCAAGCGGATCGCCGGCGAAATCCTGGCCGCGGCGGGCGGGCGCTACACCAACCTCGTGCTGCCGCATATATTCGGCGAAGGGGCGCGGCCGCATTATAACAATGTCACCGCGACGTTCATCGCGCAGGTCATCGCCGGCGAGACGCCGGATGTGAACCCCGACGGACGCGTCACACTGCTCCATGCAGGCGAAGCGGCGCAGATCGCGATCGATGCCGCCATCGAGGGAACGACGGGGACGATCGAACCCGCGGCGCGGCCGACATCGGTTGTCGACCTGCTCGCCAAAATTCAGCAATTCCACACCGATTACAGCGCCAACCTTTTTCCCGACCTCACCGATCCCTTCGACCTTGCGCTGTTCAACAGCTATCGCGCCGCGCTCTATCCCGGCCAATATCCAAAGATGCTCAAGCTCAACGGCGATGCCCGCGGGACCTTGTTCGAAGCTTCGCGCGGCGGTGGCGGCGGCCAGACCTTTCTCAGCTGGACGCATCCCGGCATCACGCGGGGCGACCATTTCCACCTCGACAAGGTCGAGCGCTTTCTGGTCGTCGAAGGCGAAGCGATCATCCGCATCCGCCCGGTCCTGGGCGAAACCATATGGGAATGCCGCGTCAGCGGCGATGCCCCGGCCGCCATCGACATGCCGACGCTGCACACCCACAATATCGTCAATGTCGGCGACAAGCCGTTGCTGACCCTGTTCTGGACCAATGCCGTGTTCGATCCGGCCGCGCCCGACACCTATGCCGATCCTGTTTCCGGAGCCTGA
- a CDS encoding lipopolysaccharide biosynthesis protein, producing the protein MAQANADDLATPMSTIDHALDRTRRLILAVIGGALGRSVTLIAPFLVMPVMLRYLGDAHFGIWMTAVSITSMAQFSDLGIGNGLLTRLSAALGRDDTAAARADISSAYAMLTWVALLLATVVGGVLLALGSFPIASVSDSASIAIIAAALGTFFAGIPATIIQRVMYARQQVMLSNLWQIAGAALAVVSCWGAIGLRLPPWAVVLAYGLPMVVTLLISALWYFLRHPELRPRFADIGRESSGKLLMLGLRFLLLGVLTSIALNADNVIIAANAGPHAVTQYSVPAKIGSLLGLAITTIYLPLWSANGEALARGDRQWVRQNTRRMVWIGGAGVAAAAIALTAAGNWIIHLWMGRSFADQQLILGLLGGFSVVMAITAPFNMILNASGRIRVQIIAWSLFALSTICLKMIFVTAERLWVVPMISLVMYAVCITPPMWKTANDALRSQTG; encoded by the coding sequence ATGGCGCAGGCCAATGCCGATGATCTGGCGACGCCGATGTCGACCATAGACCACGCCCTGGATCGGACGCGGCGGCTGATACTGGCGGTTATCGGAGGGGCATTGGGCCGCTCGGTCACCCTGATCGCCCCATTTCTCGTCATGCCCGTCATGTTGCGCTATCTCGGCGACGCGCATTTCGGCATCTGGATGACCGCAGTATCGATCACCAGCATGGCGCAGTTCAGCGATCTCGGCATCGGCAACGGGCTGCTCACCAGATTATCGGCGGCGCTGGGCCGCGACGACACCGCCGCCGCCCGGGCAGACATATCCAGCGCCTATGCCATGCTGACTTGGGTCGCGCTGCTGCTCGCTACCGTCGTCGGCGGCGTGCTCCTCGCCCTTGGCAGCTTTCCGATCGCAAGCGTGTCCGATTCCGCCTCGATCGCTATCATCGCCGCGGCGCTCGGCACGTTTTTTGCCGGAATTCCGGCAACCATCATCCAGCGTGTAATGTACGCGCGGCAACAGGTCATGCTGAGCAACTTGTGGCAGATCGCCGGAGCGGCTCTGGCCGTCGTGTCGTGCTGGGGAGCGATCGGGCTGCGGTTGCCGCCCTGGGCCGTCGTTCTCGCTTATGGGCTTCCGATGGTTGTGACCCTGCTCATCTCGGCGCTGTGGTATTTCCTTCGCCATCCCGAACTGCGGCCGCGCTTTGCTGATATAGGCAGGGAATCGAGCGGAAAATTGCTGATGCTTGGTCTCCGCTTCCTCCTGCTCGGCGTTTTGACGTCGATCGCGCTGAATGCCGACAATGTGATCATTGCTGCGAATGCAGGCCCCCATGCGGTGACGCAATATTCGGTGCCGGCAAAAATCGGATCCCTGCTCGGCCTGGCGATCACGACCATCTATCTACCGCTGTGGTCGGCCAACGGCGAGGCCCTGGCGCGCGGCGACCGGCAATGGGTGCGTCAAAACACCCGGCGAATGGTCTGGATCGGCGGCGCCGGCGTAGCAGCGGCCGCGATCGCGCTGACCGCCGCCGGCAACTGGATCATTCATCTGTGGATGGGGCGCAGCTTTGCCGATCAGCAGTTGATCCTGGGGCTTCTCGGCGGCTTTTCGGTGGTGATGGCGATCACTGCTCCATTCAATATGATTTTGAACGCTAGTGGACGCATCAGGGTTCAGATCATAGCTTGGTCTCTTTTCGCCTTATCGACCATTTGCTTGAAGATGATCTTTGTGACGGCAGAACGTCTGTGGGTCGTCCCGATGATCTCTTTAGTTATGTACGCCGTCTGCATAACGCCGCCGATGTGGAAGACTGCGAACGACGCGTTGCGATCACAGACCGGTTGA
- a CDS encoding glycosyltransferase, with translation MEPLVVQHCFGAPHAGGPPTALMRLQSTRAEPYPEIWQREAAGGLSLPLVRHFIGELRRLRPDLLHVRGLGNEGFHAALAGRIARVPRILVSVHGTQRDLVGDGGLRRSVVVNLLEPATLRMADAIVTMCRSAAERDFLDPFRHKLLSPVPNGVSLPSPDPAAALAVRARLGIASERVVAVIVSRVTEQKGYGDLAAALHWIERNADDAELDLIVVGGGDDDGLIARQFAGLARSRTHFVGQQANVGPYLDAADIFLFPSWHENLSNALLEAMSHGLPVIATAVGGNIEVLDHGGGLLVPPHDPTALANAIRRMAGSEALRAETGQAARQTIVDHYSLDRMARSWTAHYHTVTAKGGRPR, from the coding sequence ATGGAGCCCTTGGTCGTCCAGCATTGCTTCGGTGCGCCCCACGCGGGCGGCCCTCCGACGGCGCTCATGCGCCTGCAATCAACGCGCGCAGAGCCCTATCCCGAAATCTGGCAGCGCGAAGCTGCCGGAGGATTATCGCTTCCACTTGTTCGCCATTTCATCGGCGAGCTCCGCCGACTGCGCCCCGATTTGCTACACGTGCGCGGGCTCGGCAATGAAGGCTTTCACGCGGCCCTCGCAGGCCGCATCGCACGCGTCCCGCGCATTCTGGTGTCGGTGCACGGCACCCAGCGCGATCTCGTCGGCGATGGCGGGCTCAGGCGCTCGGTGGTGGTCAACCTGCTCGAGCCCGCGACGCTGCGGATGGCCGACGCGATCGTCACCATGTGCCGTTCGGCGGCAGAGCGCGATTTCCTCGATCCCTTTCGCCACAAGCTGTTGTCTCCCGTTCCCAACGGCGTGTCGCTGCCCTCGCCCGACCCCGCCGCGGCGCTGGCGGTCCGCGCGCGGCTGGGTATCGCGTCTGAGCGCGTCGTCGCAGTGATCGTGTCGCGGGTTACCGAACAGAAGGGCTATGGCGACCTCGCGGCCGCGCTGCATTGGATCGAGCGAAATGCCGACGACGCGGAACTCGACCTGATCGTCGTGGGCGGCGGTGACGACGACGGCTTGATCGCGCGGCAATTTGCGGGCCTCGCCCGGTCGCGAACGCATTTCGTCGGCCAGCAGGCGAACGTCGGCCCCTATCTTGACGCCGCCGACATATTCCTTTTCCCCTCATGGCACGAAAATTTGTCGAACGCCCTGCTCGAAGCCATGTCCCATGGCCTCCCGGTGATCGCCACCGCGGTCGGCGGCAATATCGAGGTTCTAGATCATGGTGGCGGGCTTCTTGTTCCGCCGCACGATCCGACGGCGCTCGCCAATGCGATCCGGCGAATGGCCGGCAGCGAGGCGTTGCGCGCCGAAACTGGACAAGCCGCGCGCCAAACAATCGTAGACCATTACAGCCTCGACCGGATGGCGCGGTCGTGGACGGCGCATTATCATACGGTAACAGCGAAAGGTGGGCGACCGCGATGA
- a CDS encoding glycosyltransferase family 4 protein: MDCAHSLSPRPGAKVVAVSEYTERAQNSTGYFWYQATEYLRAAGISVHLASYTREMTPRVRSSVLLRLCLKLLISLRLAMKVARSARRGDVVFSGTNPEILLPMLVMLKPLLGFRLCVLVHDVFPENLGPAGVLKSSDRAYALLSALYRWIYGRFDATIVIGRDMQKLVDLKAGNNRSTFVHNWVDQGDVQPLDRLASGLIASLGWQDHVVFQFYGNMGRLQGIDGLLRGIERVQAHNAAFLFVGSGVMQGDIEQFCAAHPRSHYVRSQAGLDRSTLLATCDVALVCLQPGMFGLGVPSKAYFSLAADRPLLAIMDEGSEIALMVQEHRLGWTCIANDPDGIAATIDAICGAPLPIPRGRCRALMETSFSAETALDRLTRRIEEMLA; the protein is encoded by the coding sequence ATGGATTGCGCGCATTCGCTCTCGCCCCGGCCCGGCGCAAAGGTCGTCGCGGTATCCGAATATACCGAGCGGGCGCAGAACTCGACCGGCTATTTCTGGTATCAGGCGACCGAATATCTGCGCGCGGCGGGCATCTCTGTCCACCTCGCGTCCTACACCCGGGAGATGACGCCGCGAGTGCGGTCGAGCGTCCTGCTGCGTCTATGCCTGAAACTCTTGATTTCGCTCAGATTGGCAATGAAAGTGGCCCGATCCGCGCGCCGCGGCGATGTCGTCTTTTCGGGCACCAACCCAGAGATACTGCTGCCGATGCTAGTGATGTTGAAGCCGCTTCTGGGCTTCCGACTTTGCGTTCTGGTGCACGATGTCTTTCCTGAAAATCTCGGACCCGCGGGGGTGCTGAAATCGTCGGACCGGGCCTATGCCTTGCTATCCGCGCTCTATCGCTGGATCTACGGGCGCTTCGACGCCACTATCGTAATCGGGCGCGACATGCAGAAGCTCGTCGATCTGAAGGCTGGAAACAATCGCTCGACATTCGTGCATAACTGGGTCGATCAGGGCGATGTCCAACCGCTCGACCGGCTCGCATCCGGGCTGATCGCCTCGCTCGGTTGGCAGGACCATGTGGTTTTTCAATTCTACGGCAACATGGGTCGGCTTCAGGGAATCGACGGCCTGTTACGAGGGATCGAGCGCGTGCAGGCGCACAATGCTGCTTTTCTATTCGTCGGCTCGGGGGTGATGCAGGGCGACATCGAGCAATTCTGTGCCGCGCATCCCCGCAGCCATTATGTCCGCTCGCAAGCGGGGCTCGATCGCAGTACGCTTCTCGCGACCTGCGACGTGGCGCTGGTATGCCTGCAGCCTGGGATGTTCGGTCTCGGCGTCCCGAGCAAGGCCTATTTCAGCCTCGCGGCCGATCGCCCCTTGCTCGCGATCATGGACGAAGGATCGGAGATCGCGCTGATGGTGCAGGAACATCGCCTGGGCTGGACCTGTATTGCCAATGATCCTGACGGCATTGCGGCAACGATCGACGCCATCTGCGGCGCACCGCTGCCGATTCCCCGCGGACGTTGCCGTGCGCTGATGGAAACCAGCTTTTCGGCCGAAACGGCGCTGGACCGTTTGACGCGACGCATCGAGGAAATGCTCGCATGA
- a CDS encoding glycosyltransferase, which yields MTAQPALLLGFTIPDVIAQEVFAADPLPAAQTHNFAWSLVRAIRAAHDTVFLLSAVPVQNYPLVPRKWFGGRQFVENGTDGRMLAFANLIILKHLTRFFSCLVALPQLRRWRVQTVYIHGVHSPFLLFGVLLRLLGYRVIPILTDPPGVILPTDGTFAAMLKRIDAAIIRALIRPSTAVVALAPELVRPYAAKLPTLVLPGILNGHWLDRVRGFAPAADNRKTGGRPIVLYAGGLAAAYGADRLIDAALLLPDVDFVFYGKGDQVARLENSTAANVLYKGFADASTLADAMRGASILINPRPSGTDFAVQSFPSKLIEYLATGRPVLTTRIQSIPADIADHFAYIDDETPAGIAEAVRKTLAREPGGANAAANVETLYGEKAVGRRLAALVRPMPAVER from the coding sequence ATGACAGCGCAGCCTGCCCTTTTGCTGGGCTTCACCATTCCCGACGTGATCGCACAGGAGGTTTTTGCCGCCGACCCGCTTCCCGCAGCGCAGACGCATAATTTCGCGTGGAGCCTCGTCCGCGCGATCCGCGCAGCCCATGATACGGTATTTCTGCTGTCAGCGGTTCCTGTTCAGAATTATCCGCTCGTGCCGCGCAAATGGTTCGGCGGCCGCCAATTTGTGGAAAATGGCACAGATGGACGCATGCTAGCCTTCGCCAACCTGATAATATTGAAGCATCTGACGCGCTTCTTCTCGTGCTTGGTCGCGCTGCCCCAGCTTCGGCGCTGGCGGGTGCAGACCGTCTATATTCATGGGGTTCACAGTCCCTTTCTGCTCTTCGGCGTCCTGCTGCGCCTGCTCGGGTATCGGGTCATCCCGATCCTGACCGATCCGCCGGGCGTCATCCTGCCGACCGACGGCACGTTCGCGGCAATGCTGAAACGGATCGATGCGGCAATCATCCGCGCCCTGATCCGGCCGTCCACTGCGGTCGTCGCGCTGGCGCCCGAACTTGTGCGTCCCTATGCGGCGAAGCTACCGACGCTGGTGCTTCCCGGCATTCTCAATGGCCATTGGCTCGATCGGGTGCGCGGCTTCGCGCCGGCAGCCGACAATCGCAAGACGGGAGGGCGGCCTATCGTCCTTTACGCAGGCGGCCTTGCCGCGGCCTATGGGGCCGACCGTTTGATCGACGCGGCGCTGTTGCTTCCTGATGTGGACTTCGTCTTTTATGGCAAGGGGGACCAAGTCGCGAGGCTGGAGAACAGCACGGCCGCAAATGTCCTGTATAAGGGCTTTGCCGACGCCAGCACGCTGGCCGATGCGATGCGCGGGGCGTCGATCCTGATCAATCCACGCCCGTCCGGGACGGATTTCGCGGTCCAGTCCTTCCCGTCCAAGCTCATAGAATATCTTGCCACGGGTCGTCCCGTGCTGACGACCCGGATTCAAAGCATCCCGGCCGACATCGCCGATCATTTCGCCTATATCGATGACGAGACGCCAGCGGGAATCGCCGAGGCCGTCCGGAAAACGCTCGCGCGTGAACCCGGGGGCGCCAATGCCGCCGCCAATGTCGAAACGCTTTATGGGGAAAAGGCGGTCGGTCGGCGTCTCGCGGCGCTGGTCCGTCCCATGCCGGCCGTGGAACGATGA
- a CDS encoding SDR family NAD(P)-dependent oxidoreductase, with the protein MQKLLITGGTGSFGKTMLRDMLSRDIDEVRVLSRDEEKQDALRNELRDPRVRFYVGDIRDRESVDRAVAGVDCVFHAAALKQVPSCEFFPMEAVRTNIVGSENVVRSAVAHDVRSVVCLSTDKAVFPVNAMGMSKAMMEKLAQSVARSLPDDAATTISMVRYGNVMCSRGSAIPLFMRQIRTGRPISVTEPTMTRFLMPLRDSVALVHHAFEHANQGDLFIRKAPASTIADLVSAIKELFGVPDHPVEVIGWRHAEKLYETLASGQELASGDDMGDYYRIRMDARDLNYQAYFSEGDSETSHFDDYHSHNTNQLTVPQVKDLLLTLAEVRGEIDIWESERK; encoded by the coding sequence ATGCAAAAACTTTTGATAACCGGCGGCACGGGATCTTTTGGCAAGACCATGCTGCGCGACATGCTTTCACGCGATATCGACGAGGTTCGCGTGCTGAGCCGGGACGAGGAAAAGCAGGACGCGCTGCGCAACGAACTGCGCGATCCGCGCGTGCGCTTCTATGTCGGCGATATTCGCGATCGCGAAAGCGTCGATCGAGCGGTTGCCGGCGTGGACTGCGTTTTTCACGCCGCCGCGCTCAAGCAGGTTCCCTCGTGCGAATTCTTCCCGATGGAAGCGGTGCGCACCAATATCGTGGGATCGGAAAATGTCGTCCGTTCCGCGGTGGCGCACGACGTCCGCAGCGTGGTCTGCCTGTCAACGGACAAGGCCGTTTTCCCTGTCAACGCCATGGGAATGTCAAAGGCGATGATGGAAAAGCTGGCACAGTCGGTCGCGCGCTCGCTTCCCGACGATGCCGCCACGACCATCTCGATGGTGCGCTATGGCAATGTCATGTGTTCGCGCGGTTCGGCAATCCCGCTTTTCATGCGGCAAATTCGCACCGGCCGGCCGATCAGCGTCACCGAACCGACGATGACGCGGTTCCTGATGCCGCTGCGCGATTCGGTCGCGCTGGTCCACCATGCGTTCGAACATGCCAATCAGGGCGATCTGTTCATTCGCAAGGCGCCCGCATCGACGATTGCCGACCTGGTGTCCGCGATCAAGGAGTTGTTCGGCGTCCCCGATCATCCGGTGGAAGTCATCGGCTGGCGCCACGCCGAAAAGCTCTATGAAACGCTGGCGAGCGGCCAGGAACTGGCGAGCGGCGACGATATGGGCGATTATTACCGCATCCGCATGGACGCCCGCGATCTCAACTATCAGGCCTATTTCAGCGAAGGCGACAGCGAGACGAGCCATTTCGACGATTATCATTCGCACAATACGAACCAGCTGACCGTGCCGCAGGTGAAGGATCTGCTGCTGACGCTTGCCGAGGTGCGGGGTGAAATCGACATTTGGGAAAGCGAGCGCAAATGA
- a CDS encoding glycosyltransferase: MRIWIIGHFDTRESAAASLRVRGTAQALRIAGHDVHIYDVRRGVPSGGENWSITVPDGQADLSGISIDEYAEGFLSSSSPGIRGLFLGDAITEQLCRSDARPDLIILYGTHLGYVRRLRRLCDEWRIPFVLDVVEWYAAEDLPGGRFGPYAFSNMLSMRWASLGADGFFVISERLADHYGRTGKPVVTVPPLFAEAAATESKWSAGDGRLHLVYAGSPGNKEAFGTLIGGLGIAAARGTAITLHVVGITEADLRAVPGGPGWLDRPDAAKTICYGRVANARAQEIVSRSDFSLLLRPLRRSNQFGFPSKLAESMMLGTPVIANLFSDLSRFLRDGENALLLPELSEEALAAAVMRAADETPEVRNLRRANAQTLARTQFSPQGHAQPMSEMLERLHR, from the coding sequence ATGCGCATCTGGATCATCGGCCATTTCGATACGCGCGAAAGCGCGGCGGCGAGTCTGCGTGTGCGCGGGACGGCGCAAGCTTTGCGCATCGCCGGGCACGATGTGCATATCTACGATGTCCGCCGCGGCGTCCCGTCCGGCGGCGAAAACTGGTCGATCACCGTGCCGGACGGCCAGGCGGACCTGTCCGGCATTTCGATCGACGAATATGCCGAAGGGTTTTTATCGTCATCCTCGCCCGGAATCAGGGGCCTGTTTCTTGGCGATGCGATCACGGAGCAGCTTTGTCGTTCGGATGCGCGGCCGGACCTCATAATCCTTTATGGCACACATCTGGGCTATGTCCGGCGACTGCGCAGGCTTTGCGACGAATGGCGTATTCCGTTCGTCCTTGACGTGGTGGAATGGTATGCGGCGGAGGATCTGCCGGGAGGACGCTTCGGTCCTTATGCCTTTTCCAACATGCTGAGCATGCGATGGGCATCGCTTGGGGCCGATGGTTTCTTCGTCATCAGCGAACGCCTGGCCGATCATTACGGGCGTACGGGCAAGCCCGTCGTCACCGTCCCGCCCCTCTTTGCCGAAGCCGCCGCAACCGAAAGCAAATGGTCTGCCGGCGACGGGCGCCTGCACCTCGTTTACGCCGGCTCGCCAGGCAACAAGGAGGCGTTCGGGACGCTGATTGGCGGACTGGGCATCGCGGCGGCGCGCGGCACGGCGATCACCCTGCATGTCGTCGGCATTACCGAGGCCGATCTGCGGGCCGTGCCGGGCGGCCCGGGCTGGCTGGATCGACCCGATGCCGCCAAAACGATTTGTTATGGCCGCGTGGCCAATGCCCGGGCGCAAGAGATTGTATCGCGATCGGATTTCAGCCTGCTGCTACGCCCGCTACGCCGATCCAATCAATTCGGTTTCCCATCGAAGCTTGCTGAGAGCATGATGCTGGGCACACCGGTGATCGCCAACCTGTTCAGCGACCTGTCGCGCTTCCTGCGTGACGGCGAAAATGCATTGCTGCTCCCCGAACTATCGGAAGAGGCGCTCGCCGCGGCGGTGATGCGCGCCGCGGACGAGACACCCGAAGTCCGGAATTTGCGGCGCGCCAACGCACAGACCCTTGCCCGAACGCAATTTTCCCCCCAAGGCCATGCGCAGCCAATGAGCGAGATGCTAGAGAGATTGCACAGGTGA